Proteins encoded together in one Lepus europaeus isolate LE1 chromosome 13, mLepTim1.pri, whole genome shotgun sequence window:
- the GDF7 gene encoding growth/differentiation factor 7, producing MDLSAAAALCLWLLSACRPRDGLEAAAVLRAAGAGPVRNPGGGGGGGGGGSGGRTLVRAAGASAVPGAARRAAGSSFRNGSVVPHHFMMSLYRSLAGRVQAGVAAASVSGHSRADTITGFADQATQDESAAETGQSFLFDVSSLSDADEVVGAELRVLRRQAPEPDLGTATRPPTLLLLSTCPGAARAPRLLHSRAAEPLDGARWEVFDVADAVRRHRRESRATRAFCLLLRAVAGPGRSPLAVRLLGFGWRGGAAAEERALLVVSSRTQRKESLFREIRAQARALGASLAAEPPPDPGPGGASSRVAIGGRRRRRTALTGTRAAQGSGGGAGRGHGRRSRSRCSRKPLHVDFKELGWDDWIIAPLDYEAYHCEGVCDFPLRSHLEPTNHAIIQTLLNSMAPDAAPASCCVPARLSPISILYIDAANNVVYKQYEDMVVEACGCR from the exons ATGGACCTGAGCGCCGCCGCCGCGCTGTGCCTCTGGCTGCTGAGCGCCTGCCGCCCCCGCGACGGGCTGGAAGCGGCCGCTGTGCTGCGAGCGGCGGGGGCAGGGCCGGTCCGGAAcccggggggcggcggcggcggcggcggcggcggcagcggcgggcgGACCCTCGTCCGGGCTGCGGGCGCCTCGGCCGTCCCGGGCGCTGCGCGCCGCGCCGCGGGCTCCAGCTTCAGGAACGGCTCGGTGGTGCCGCACCACTTCATGATGTCGCTCTACCGGAGCCTGGCCGGGAGGGTTCAGGCCGGGGTGGCCGCCGCCTCCGTCTCGGGCCACAGCCGCGCGGACACCATCACCGGCTTCGCGGACCAGGCTACCCAAG ACGAGTCGGCGGCCGAGACCGGCCAGAGCTTCCTATTCGACGTGTCCAGTCTTTCCGACGCCGACGAGGTGGTGGGCGCCGAGCTGCGCGTGCTGCGTCGCCAGGCGCCGGAGCCCGACCTTGGCACCGCGACTCGTCCGCCGACACTGCTGCTACTGTCCACGTGCCCGGgcgccgcccgcgccccgcgcctGCTGCACTCGCGGGCCGCCGAGCCCTTGGACGGCGCGCGTTGGGAGGTGTTCGACGTGGCCGACGCCGTGCGGCGCCACCGCCGGGAGTCGCGAGCCACCCGCgcgttctgtctcctgctgcGCGCAGTGGCCGGCCCGGGGCGGAGCCCGTTGGCAGTGCGGCTGCTGGGCTTCGGCTGGCGCGGCGGCGCCGCGGCGGAGGAGCGTGCGTTGCTCGTCGTCTCCTCCCGCACGCAAAGGAAGGAGAGCCTGTTCCGGGAGATCCGCGCCCAGGCCCGCGCGCTCGGGGCCTCTCTGGCCGCGGAGCCGCCGCCAGACCCGGGACCTGGCGGCGCGTCGTCCAGGGTGGCCATCGGCGGTCGCAGGCGGCGGCGGACAGCACTAACCGGGACGCGCGCGGCGCAGGGCAGCGgcgggggcgcgggccggggccACGGGCGCAGGAGCCGGAGCCGTTGTAGTCGGAAACCGCTGCACGTAGACTtcaaggagctgggctgggacgATTGGATCATCGCGCCGCTGGACTACGAGGCGTACCACTGCGAGGGCGTGTGCGACTTCCCGCTGCGCTCGCACCTCGAGCCCACCAACCACGCCATCATTCAGACGCTGCTCAACTCTATGGCGCCGGACGCGGCGCCGGCTTCCTGCTGCGTGCCCGCGCGCCTTAGCCCCATCAGCATCCTCTACATCGACGCCGCCAACAACGTGGTCTACAAGCAGTACGAGGACATGGTGGTGGAGGCGTGCGGCTGCAGGTAG